A region from the Takifugu rubripes chromosome 22, fTakRub1.2, whole genome shotgun sequence genome encodes:
- the LOC101075767 gene encoding gamma-crystallin N-A-like, with amino-acid sequence MSQYSGKIVLYEGKCFTGRKLEIRGDCDNFQDRGFMSRVNSVRVESGAFICYDHPDFKGQQYILEHGEYPEYQSWNAHNDHMGSCRPIRMHGEHYRMELFDGDNFTGQCVEVCEDCPFLQARGLTKDRINSIKVYGDGAWVLYEEPNYRGRMYIVERGNYCSHSEWQAENPNIQSVRRVANYF; translated from the exons ATGTCTCAGTACTCGGGAAAG ATCGTGCTGTACGAGGGGAAATGCTTCactgggaggaagctggagatcCGCGGCGACTGCGATAACTTCCAGGACCGCGGCTTCATGAGCAGGGTCAACTCTGTTCGCGTGGAGAGCGGGGCTTTCATTTGCTACGACCACCCAGATTTCAAGGGCCAGCAGTACATCCTGGAGCACGGAGAGTACCCTGAATACCAGAGCTGGAATGCCCATAATGATCACATGGGTTCCTGCAGGCCAATCAGGATG CATGGAGAGCACTACAGAATGGAGCTGTTTGATGGAGACAACTTCACAGGCCAATGTGTGGAGGTGTGCGAAGACTGTCCATTCCTGCAGGCACGAGGCCTGACCAAGGACAGGATCAACTCCATCAAGGTCTATGGAGATGGCGC GTGGGTGCTGTATGAAGAGCCCAACTACCGTGGCCGCATGTATATCGTGGAGAGGGGAAACTACTGCTCCCACTCGGAGTGGCAGGCGGAAAACCCAAACATCCAGTCTGTTCGCAGGGTGGCAAACTACTTCTAA
- the rheb gene encoding GTP-binding protein Rheb: protein MPQPKSRKIAILGYRSVGKSSLTIQFVEGQFVDSYDPTIENTFTKMITINGQEYHLQLVDTAGQDEYSIFPQTYSIDINGYILVYSVTSNKSFEVVQVIHEKLLDMVGKVQVPIMLVGNKNDLHMERVISCEEGKALAESWNAAFMESSAKENQTAVEVFRRMILEAEKMDGGVQPGKTSCSMM from the exons GAAAGTCATCCCTGACGATTCAGTTCGTGGAAGGCCAGTTTGTTGACTCCTATGACCCAACAATAGAAAACA catttacaaAGATGATCACAATAAACGGACAGGAGTACCATCTTCAGCTGGTAGACACAGCTGGACAG GACGAGTACTCCATCTTCCCTCAGACATACTCCATAGATATCAACGGTTACATCCTGGTCTATTCAGTCACATCTAATAAAAG CTTTGAAGTTGTACAAGTTATCCACGAAAAGCTGTTGGACATGGTGGGAAAAGTTCA GGTTCCAATTATGCTAGTCGGAAATAAGAACGACCTACATATGGAGCG GGTAATCAGTTGCGAAGAAGGAAAAGCATTAGCTGAATCCTGGAATGCTGCTTTCATGGAATCCTCAGCTAAGGAGAACCAG ACGGCTGTGGAGGTTTTCCGAAGGATGAtcctggaggcagagaagatgGACGGCGGCGTGCAACCGGGAAAAACATCCTGCTCCATGATGTAG
- the LOC115247988 gene encoding uncharacterized protein — protein MKFLVLALAVALLFSAGECLSCHRCISKVAGGPCELSVENCKPDKNGCAAVRFLREPFAQFQKCMSLESCELLKLNAYINAKCCGDEMCNTL, from the exons ATGAAGTTCTTGGTCTTGGCTCTTGCTGTCGCCCTGCTGTTTTCAGCCG GTGAATGTCTCAGCTGTCACAGGTGCATCTCCAAAGTGGCCGGAGGACCATGCGAGCTCTCCGTAGAGAATTGTAAACCAGACAAGAACGGCTGCGCCGCTGTCAGGTTCCTCCGAGAGCCAT TTGCCCAGTTCCAGAAATGCATGTCTCTGGAAAGCTGTGAACTGCTGAAGCTGAATGCCTACATCAATGCCAAGTGCTGCGGTGACGAAATGTGCAACACGCTCTAA